DNA from Geobacter sulfurreducens PCA:
GTCCAGGGGATCGGCGCCGTCTTCTCGGCCCGGCTCAGGGGAGCGGGCATTGCCACGGCCGGTGAACTCCTGTCCCGGTCCGACGCCCAGGTTGCCGGGATAATCCGGGCTCCCGGCAGCGCTCGCCCGGCTTCCTCCTACCTGCTCCGGGCCAGGAATATCCGCGAAGCCACGGCCAAGGCCTATTACGACAAGACCGGAGCGGTCAGCTACCGGTCAGGCCGTGCTGCCGCGCTGGGGCCGGGCCTGTCATGGGAGTACTGGAACGGGACCGGCTGGTGTGCCATCAGCGACGTGACCGACAGCACCGGCGGCCTCCTGGCCACCGGCGAGGTGACCTTCACCTGCCCCGCCGACATGGCGGAGGTGGAGGTGAGCGGCCAGCGGAACTGGTGGATCCGGGTCCGGCTCTCTTCCGGCGATTATGGCCGGGAGTTCGAGATCGTAAACGGCCAGGCCGTGGCGGCCGGCTTCACCCCGCCGCGCCTGGGGCGCATCACCCTCTCCTGGGACGGCACCGATCCCTCGGCCATGGGTGAGCCCGATTCTATCCTGACGCGCAATAACCTGGAGTGGGACGACGGTCTTGCCGTGCTGCGCACGGGCGCGGTCTTCCGGCCGTTCCGCCCACTGGCCGACCTGCGCCCCGCCTTCTACGCCGGCTTCGACCGCCCCCTGGCCAAGGGGCCCATCGGCCTCTACCTGGATCTGGCCGAAATCGATTATGCCCGCGACTTCAGGCCCAGGGTGCAGTGGGAAGTCTATGACGCCGGAGCGTGCGAGTGGTTGAGGCTCGATGCGGAGGACGGCACAGCCGGCCTCACCCGTGCCGGCATCGTCCGTGTCGTGGTGCCCGAGGGGGGCGTTCCGGCACCGCTCTTCGGCACGCGGCTTCACTGGCTCCGGGCGGTGCTCGTGGCAGGGGAGTACGCCCCCACGGCCCTCGGCGCCGGTCTTCCCTACCGGCTGCGCCGCGGCTACCTGAACATCCCCCGCATCATCGGCAGACCGGCCCACCTGAAGGGGAGCATCCTCAATCCGGCCCGGTGGCGGTCGTGGCGGCAGCTTCCCTCCAACAGCCCCCCCATTGCCCGGGGCATCTACCTCAATGCCGCCCGGGCCCTGCAGCTCACCTCCGTGAGGAACGAGCGGCCGGGATCGGGGAACGGGCTGCCGGACCAGAGTTTCACCCTTGCCCGGAAGCCGGTTTTCGACGACCAGGTCTGGGTCAACGAGTTCGGGCTCATTTCCGCCGCAGAGCTGGATCGCCTCGCCGCAGACGCTCCCGGTCGGGTCAGCCGGGTGACTGACCGGGAGGGACGGGTGAGCGAAGTCTGGGTGCGGTGGGAAGGGCGCGACGACCTCCTGGCCTCGGGGCCGCTAGACCGGCACTACGGCATCGACCGGAGCAGTGGTCTCGTCTCCTTTGGCAACGGGAAAAGGGGCCGGGTGCTGCCTGCCGGAACGAACAACGTCCGGGTCAGCTACCGCACCGGCGGAGGTGCTGCCGGCAACCTCGGCTGGGGGGCGATTGCCCGCATGCGGACCGGCATCCCCTTGGTGGACAAGGTCGTCAATCCCGGCCCCTGCGGAGGCGGGGTCGAGGGGGAGGATATCTCCGCCCTCTACCGGCGGGGCCCCCAGAGCCTGCGGCGCCGCGACCGGGCCGTGACCGTTGAGGACTACGAGGGCCTGATCAGGGAGCAGTTCCCCGGTATGGCCCTGGTCAAGTGCCTCCCCGTGTGCGATGACCGGGGCATGACCCGCACGGGATGGCTGACGGTGATCATCGTGCCGCGCGCGGCCGATGACCGGCCCATCCCCTCGGCGGCCCTGCGCCGGCGGGTGGAGGAGTTTGTCGCCGGTCACGGCGCCAACGTAGTGACCGCCCCCTGCCATGCCGTGGTGACCCGGCCGTCCTACGTGCGGGTGTCGGTTGATGCCGCCCTGGTGCCCCGCAGCCTCGACCAGGCCCCCGCCGTGGAGACGGCGGCCCTTGCCGCTCTCGGGCGGTTCCTCCATCCCCTGACCGGCGGGTGGGACGGCGGAGGGTGGCCCTTTGGCCGCCTGGTCTGCCATTCGGACCTCTACCGCTTGCTGGAGGAGATCGAAGGGGTTGATCGGGTGGCAAGCATGGCGGTAACGGCCGTCGATGAAATGGGACGTCGGATGGAGCTTGGCGAGGCGGATGAGTTGACGCGGCCGGTGGACCCCTATCTGCTCGTTTCCAGCGGAGACCATCGGGTCGCGGCACGGGCCGGCGACGTATAGCACCATGCGGGAGTGAGAGCGTTATGCCCATAGTACCGATACCGGATCTTGACGACAAACGATACGCCGACCTGGTGCGGGAGGCAGTGGCGAGCCTTGCGGTGCGCGCACCGGCGTGGACCGACCACAACGCATCGGACCCGGGGATCACATTGGTGGAGCTCTTCGCCTGGCTGGCGGAGATGCAGATCTACGGGCTCAACTGCCTTACCCCCGACCACTACCGGACCTTCCTCCGTCTCGTGGGTATCCGGCCGGTTCCGGCAGTGCCCGCCACCGTGGCCCTGACCCTCTCATCCACCGCCGGACGGGAGTTGATGATCCCGCGAGGTACGCGCCTCACGGCCGAGACGGGAGGGGAACCCCTTCCCTTCGAGACGACGGCCGACCTGTTCCTGCTGAACAACCGGATCGCTGCCGTCATCAGCGCCTGGGGCGGCGGCTTCCGCAATGTCACCGATGCCAATGCCCGCGATGCCTTCTTTTTCCCTGCCTTCGGCGAGCAGCCGGCACCGGGGGGCACGCTCCTCATCGCCTTTGAGCGGATGCTTCCGGCAGGGCGGGAGGTGCGCCTCGCCATCGATCTCTACGAAGCAGACCTGCCCCCCGTGGGTGCCCACCGGGGCGAACCGGCCGCCGTCGTACCCCCGGTGGATCTGGTCTGGGAGTATTCCACGGAGGCCGGTTACCGTCGGCTCGATCTGCTGGAGGACGGCACCACCGGCCTGACCCGCTCCGGACAGATTCTCTTTTCAGTGCCTGCCGACATGACGGCGACCACCTCGCCTTACCTGCCGGCAACGGTGCCTGCGCCGCGCTTTCCCATGATCCGCTGTCGCCTGCCGGAAGAGAGCACCGCCGTGCCGCTGCCTTCCGAGGGTCTGTCGGCATGCCGCCGCGCCGCCGCCCGGCAGGGGACGGGCTTCTATGAGATACCTCCGCGCATCGACTCCATCCGCCTCAATACGGTGACGGCGCGCCAAGCGGTATCGGTGGTGGACGAGAACCTTGTCTCTTCATCCGGCACCGACTGGGGCAATGGCATGCCGGGACAGGTAGTTTCCCTTGCCCGGCGGCCGGCCATGGAGGGGAGCCTCAGGGTCAGGGTCCTGACCGGCACCGATTGGGAAGAGTGGGCCGAACGCGACAACCTGGACGCCTCGGGGCCCACGGACCGGCATTTCGTACTCGACCCGGCGGTCGGTACCATCCTTTTCGGTGATGGCCGCAACGGGCGGGTTTTGCCGGAGGGGGCTCGGGTGCGGGCCGACTACCTGTCAGGCGGGGGCGCGGCGGGAAACCTGAGGCCCCTGGCATCGTGGCGCTTCGATGATCCCCTGCTGGCGGACCTTGCCGCGCGCAATGACGCGTCCGCCAGCGGCGGCAGAGACGCCGAGCCGCTCGAGGAGGCCATTGCCCGCGCCCCCCTGGAACTGCGGGAGGTGGACCGGGCCATAACCTCCGATGATTTCGAGTATCTGGCGCTGAATACCCCCGGTCTCCGGGTGGCCCGCGCCCGGGCGCTTCCCCTCTGGGAGCCGGAAGCGCCGGAGGATCGTCCTGTGCCGGCCACGGTGACCGTGGTCGTGGTCCCCTGGTCCTTTACCCCGCGGCCGTATCCCGGCCCACGGTTCCTGCGCGCGGTGTGCGACCACCTGGATCGCCACCGGCTGGTGACGACCCGCGTCAGGGTGATCCCTCCCCTCTACGCGCAGGTGACGGTCAGAACACGGGTCAGCGCCGGTGAAGGGGTACGTCCCGAGGAGTTGCGAGCGCGGGTGGCCGAACGGCTTCTGGAGTTTCTTCATCCCCTGAAGGGGGGTGAGGACGGGACGGGGTGGCCTTTTGGCAGAGGGGTCTACCGTTCGGAGATCATTGCAGCCATCAGGGAGGTGAGCGGTGTGGAATGCGTGCTGGAGACGACGCTTTCGGGCGATACGTGCACGCGGGTCGACGGCGAGGGCAACCTGATGATAGACCGGGACGCCCTGGTCTA
Protein-coding regions in this window:
- a CDS encoding putative baseplate assembly protein, which codes for MNADLPLIDGRTAADVVEKIRATAPFYVPEWSGGVDGDAGSALTGVFGDMVVEVLQRLNRVPERHLAAFLEVLGLRLLPPRPAETVVVFTLAKDADRSALVASGTQVMAEKTTDHPELLFETDENVLAVPSRITALYSTIPDTAGGREKVFGHTEAWTAGSSFTIFHGTENLQEHALYLRQTGLFTVRSGVEIHLSGVPRALADQVAWSYTDADGRETLFGARFDGAGGTLILSTGAGRPELGRCVVNGIDGIWLKGVPKVGADGTTALARVKDAVLRTVVGVGTRSLPTAVIHPDVAFAGDVPQDLTVTAGGDFIRNLLPFGDKPMPLAAFHLASREVFSKRGARITLRITCATDLDVPIERVQGIGAVFSARLRGAGIATAGELLSRSDAQVAGIIRAPGSARPASSYLLRARNIREATAKAYYDKTGAVSYRSGRAAALGPGLSWEYWNGTGWCAISDVTDSTGGLLATGEVTFTCPADMAEVEVSGQRNWWIRVRLSSGDYGREFEIVNGQAVAAGFTPPRLGRITLSWDGTDPSAMGEPDSILTRNNLEWDDGLAVLRTGAVFRPFRPLADLRPAFYAGFDRPLAKGPIGLYLDLAEIDYARDFRPRVQWEVYDAGACEWLRLDAEDGTAGLTRAGIVRVVVPEGGVPAPLFGTRLHWLRAVLVAGEYAPTALGAGLPYRLRRGYLNIPRIIGRPAHLKGSILNPARWRSWRQLPSNSPPIARGIYLNAARALQLTSVRNERPGSGNGLPDQSFTLARKPVFDDQVWVNEFGLISAAELDRLAADAPGRVSRVTDREGRVSEVWVRWEGRDDLLASGPLDRHYGIDRSSGLVSFGNGKRGRVLPAGTNNVRVSYRTGGGAAGNLGWGAIARMRTGIPLVDKVVNPGPCGGGVEGEDISALYRRGPQSLRRRDRAVTVEDYEGLIREQFPGMALVKCLPVCDDRGMTRTGWLTVIIVPRAADDRPIPSAALRRRVEEFVAGHGANVVTAPCHAVVTRPSYVRVSVDAALVPRSLDQAPAVETAALAALGRFLHPLTGGWDGGGWPFGRLVCHSDLYRLLEEIEGVDRVASMAVTAVDEMGRRMELGEADELTRPVDPYLLVSSGDHRVAARAGDV
- a CDS encoding putative baseplate assembly protein; its protein translation is MPIVPIPDLDDKRYADLVREAVASLAVRAPAWTDHNASDPGITLVELFAWLAEMQIYGLNCLTPDHYRTFLRLVGIRPVPAVPATVALTLSSTAGRELMIPRGTRLTAETGGEPLPFETTADLFLLNNRIAAVISAWGGGFRNVTDANARDAFFFPAFGEQPAPGGTLLIAFERMLPAGREVRLAIDLYEADLPPVGAHRGEPAAVVPPVDLVWEYSTEAGYRRLDLLEDGTTGLTRSGQILFSVPADMTATTSPYLPATVPAPRFPMIRCRLPEESTAVPLPSEGLSACRRAAARQGTGFYEIPPRIDSIRLNTVTARQAVSVVDENLVSSSGTDWGNGMPGQVVSLARRPAMEGSLRVRVLTGTDWEEWAERDNLDASGPTDRHFVLDPAVGTILFGDGRNGRVLPEGARVRADYLSGGGAAGNLRPLASWRFDDPLLADLAARNDASASGGRDAEPLEEAIARAPLELREVDRAITSDDFEYLALNTPGLRVARARALPLWEPEAPEDRPVPATVTVVVVPWSFTPRPYPGPRFLRAVCDHLDRHRLVTTRVRVIPPLYAQVTVRTRVSAGEGVRPEELRARVAERLLEFLHPLKGGEDGTGWPFGRGVYRSEIIAAIREVSGVECVLETTLSGDTCTRVDGEGNLMIDRDALVYSERHEVDVTARSGRCTVTY